The window GGATTTCTAGGAGTTCCCTGCCCACTATTATCCTGTGTCACAGGATATACTCTTTTCTTCTGTAAACTGTTGTTTTGACTATTTTTTTTAGGAGGCCAAATTTGGGATTTAATTTTTGTTGCAAGGCAAACCGTGCCATAGGTCACTCCAATAACTAGCGGAGGGGCAAGTGTAAAATAAGAGAAGATTTTTAAAGCAGCGATCATTACTTTGGAGTAACTCGTTTTGGAGCCAGAACGAAGGCTTTCTAATGGAGTAAAATAATTTTTGCAAATTTGTTTTATATTCACATTATGCCATTAAATTTTTTTTCTATTTTTTTAGTCATATTAAGGGTTTATTTTTTTTAGTCAAATATCATTTTTTCAATTAAGAAGTCTGAATAATAACAAATTAATTGAAGAAAAGTGTTTCATCTTCTTGGGATAAAGGTTTTTTTAAATAATTTTACACAACCCCTACTCCTAAAAAAGTCTGAACTCTCAAATCAGTCATTGTTTTGAAGTAGAGAAGACACCACGGGCTTTTGCAGAAGAGTAATAATAAGCAACTATCATCTAAAAGGCTAGATGATAATTTTTAGATTTAAAAAATTGGACAAAATTTTTTTGCTGGATTTATCCTTTTCAGCTTGATTATAGGTGAATATCTTGCTTTTATCAATTCTTAGCAAGGCGGCCGCAAGTTTCAAAAGATATGTTCTCTCTTTTGCAACAATTCTTTTCCTAAACCTAGGCTGAGTGTTTTTTACAGGCCTTCATGAAGAAGTAGCCACTTAAGCCTTTATTCTCTACTTTTTTGCATTGAGAGGATAAAAACGATTATTTTTTTGAGCTACCTTATTCAAAAGATCTCTCGCTTCTGAAAGGTTTTGCCCAGCGGATTTAATAAGATAGACAAAAGCTCGATCTCTAGTTATTTCAGTGGTGTGCTGATAAAAATACATGGCGGCAACATAGTACTGCGCAACCTTTTCTCCTCCATCTGCAGCTTCTTTAAAGCAGTCAAAAGCTTTTTTCTTATCACCAGCTTTATAGTGCAATACTCCCAGTTTCGTTCTAGAGACAACATGTCCTAATTCTGCAGCTTGCTTAAAATATTGAGTAGCCTTGTCAGCGTCTTTAGTAACTCCTTTTCCTTCCAGATACATATATCCAAGCCTGTAGTTTGCAACAGGGTGTTGAAGAGCGGCAGCTTGTTCAAAGGTTTCCAAAGCTGCCGCGTAGTCTTGATTATCATAATGTGAAACACCTGCATCTATCTGAGCGTTGGATAATTCATTAGAAACACCGACGCCAAGCTCATACTGTTTTCCTCGGTTCAAATATCCTTCTCCCGTCTTCTCAATTTCATCAAAACTATTTTTTTGTTGAGGCTTAGTTTGAGATTTGATTCTTCCTAAAAGGCACACAGTACCATAGGTCGCACCAACAATTAGGGGAGAGATGAGTGTAAGATAGGAAAAGACTTTTAAAGCAGCAATTGCTACCTTAGAGCAATTTTTTGGTTGGCTGGAACGAAGGCTTTCTAATGGACTAAAGTAACTTTTGCAAACTTGTTTTATATTCATAAAATCCTATAACATATTTAATTTATTATACTACAAACTATTACTTTTTGTGAATTGTTCATTTTCGAATTAATAAATCATATTAACAAATGGATAATTGAAAAAATGTATCGGCTAGTTTGTAATTAGACAGTTTGGGAATGCCAATGAAAGTAATTCTTACAGTTTTTTCCATATTGATATTCAGGCAGTCATGCGTGTCGTATTGGATTGGATGAAATAATTTGCTAAGCGCCTTAGGAAAAGGGCCTTAAAGGATGTTTATCCTCAAAGGCGCCATCTCAGATCTTAAGCCAGTAGGACTGATTAGTCTTCGTCTTTGATCTTATTTTTTCGTGAAAATTCTAATTAGTATTACCAGCGTCATTAGTTGAAGCTTGCGGAGGTTGATCCTGCCTCACATTGAGTCTTTCTGCAGGATTGAAGTCCGGAAGCCCTTGATTTCTAGCGGCCTCCTTAAAAGCAGCAGCAGCGTCGTTAGTTGAAGTTTCCGAAGGTTGATCTTCTCCTATGTTATTTTCCTCGAGAGGCTGAGGGGCTGGGAGCTCAGTGGTTGGCTCCTTTTGTGAGGAACTGGCAGAAGCGCTGCTAGACGAATCTTGTGTGGATTTACTTGCTTTATTTCCAAGAACGGGCTGCGCTACACTATTCGTGCTAGATGCGCCGCGTGCACGGCTTGTGGCGTCGGATTTTTTCACGCGACCTGCTAAATGAGCTATACCATAGGTAATGCCAGCAGCTAGGGGAGCGATGAGGGTTAAATAAGATAAAACTTTAATTAAGCCTATTGCGGTTTTAGAAGGTTGTTTACTTGCAATATCTTTAAAACCACTCAAATAACTTCTGCACACACTTTTAATGTCCATTTTATCTCCCTTTTCTTTAATTAAATTTAAACAAAAAATAAATTATTTCATAATTATATTAATTTAATATTAAGAACTTTTTTCTTTAAAAGGAAAATAAAGAGATATAAAAAGTAAGTTTTAAACCTATTGAAGGATATAAGTTAATTTTTTACAGATTTTTAAAGTAAATTTTCTTGTTATATTTACATAATCTTGTTAATTTCTTAACAAATGTTTTTCAAAGTCATTTTTATGAAATACTCTTTTTTCTTATTGTTTCTCATCTGGAGTGGTCTTTCAGCGAACCCCGCTAATTCTTTTACTGATGGGTATGTACAATGTGAGGAAGGGCAACTTTACTACCGCACAATTGGAAAAGGGGAGCCTATAGTCCTCATTCATGGGGGGCCAGGACTTGATCACTCCTATTTTCTACCAGTGATGGATACTTTGGCAGAAGATCACCTTGTCGTCTATTATGATCAGAGAGGGTCGGGAAAATCTCAATGTATCGTAAACTGTGAGACAGTTAATATGGACAAGTTCGTAAGCGATCTAGAGGCTTTAAGGATTGCTCTTGATCTTGAAACCCTTACTTTGGTTGGGCACTCTTGGGGCAGTTTACTAGCAATAGAGTATACATTAGCTTTTCCTAAACGGGTCAAATCTCTCATCCTATTGCATTCATTGCCCCCAACAAGCAAGGGGTTAGAAAAGTACTATGAAAATCTTGATTTGCTATTGAAACCTATTTCAGATCAGTTAGCAAAAATAGAGCTTTCGGAAGACTTTAAACATGGGCAACTTGATGCTGTACGAAATTATCTAGACCTAATTTTGCAAAAGTTTTTCTACGATGAAAACAAAATTCTGCTACTCAATACACATTTAAGCCAAAACACAGCTTCCAATTTTTTTAAAATCGGGGAGTTAATCGACAGCGATTATCTTGGGGATTACGATCTTACGAAACAACTTAATTTGCTAAACGTACCCACTCTAATTCTTCATGGGGATAATGATCCTGTTCCAGTAAAATTTGCTGTAAAGTTAAATCGAGAAATTAAAAATTCGCGCTACTTAGAAATAAAAAATTCAGGCCACTTTTCTTTTATCGAGCAGCCTGTGATCTTTTTTAGAGAAATCAATGCCTTCCTATCTCAAGAAACTTTAAAGCATAAAATTTCTCCGCCGCACTAAACCAGGCAAATTCAGAGGGTTGAACGTTAAAAATGCAGCTCTAGCCTTGCATTACCCTTTTATGACAAGATGAGGTTTCAGCCGTGCCACCATTCTAGCAAGTCCTGCTTTCTGAACAGCTTCTACAACACTCTCGACATCCTTGTAGGCATCAGGCATCTCCTCGGCAATTGTTTTAGAAGAATTGGCCATCACTGTGATACCCTGTTGGCTCATATAATCAATTAGGTCTCTTCCCGACCAGTTTTTTAAGGATTGTACTCGGCTTTTAGCTCTTCCTGCTCCGTGACACGCACTACACCATGTGAGAGGATTCCCGCTCCCGGCCATCAAATGGCTAGCTCTTCCCATATCTCCCGGAACAAGCACAGGTTGTCCCGTTTTTTGAAATAAAGGCGACAATTCAGGGTGGCTGGGACCGAATGCTCGTGTTGCACCTTTTCGGTGGACGCAGAGTTTTTTAATTTCTCCTTCAACTTCATAGGACTCAAATTTAGCAATATTGTGACAGACATCGTAGATAAGACGCACATCTTCTTGGTTGATTTTGAGCACTTCTTTAAAAGCTCGTCTTACATGGTGCAAAATCTGCTGGCGGTTGTTAAAGGCAAAGTTGGCCGCTGCAGCCATCGCTGCAAAATAATGCTGGCCAGCAAGGCTTGTAATCGGGGCTGCAACAAGTTGTCTATCGGGAAGGCCCTCTGCATAACCCTGTTTGATAAATTCATTTAACGTATCTTGGCATACCTGATGGCCAAATCCTCTTGACCCAGAATGAATAAGGATGTAGGTGCGTCCTAACTCAACCCTCCACTCTTTAGCAATTTCTGGCAAGAAAATCGTGTCAATACTGCCAATTTCTACAAAATGGTTTCCTGAGCCAATCGATCCGAGCTGTTGCCGGCCCCGATGTTTAGCCAGTTCGGATACTGCTAACACATCGCCTCCGGTTATAAGTCCGTTGCTTTCCATATGGTCCAAGTCCTGTAAGAAGCCAAATCCTTTTTCGATCGACCAGCGCGCCCCTTGCTCAATAAGGTGGCGATAATCGGTATCTGCAAGTCCTTTCTCTTTTTTATGACCATGGCCGACTCCCGAAGGGATGTAAGAAAAAGCCTTTTTAAGCAACTTAAGCTGCGTGGTTTTATTAATACTTTGAAATGGTATAGGGGCAATTGCAATGCGTACGCCGCAATTTATATCGTAGCCGACACCTCCAGGGCTGATCACTCCTGTTTCTGCGTCCATCGCTGCGACACCTCCTATGGGGAATCCATAGCCCCAATGAATATCCGGCATTGCAATGCTGTAACCTGTAATGCCTGGAAGATAAGCTACGTGCCTTAACTGCTCGAGAGGCTTCTCGATGTCACACTCAGCAAAAAGTTCTTCAGTTCCAATAACAAGTCCAGGAACGCGCATACCTTTTTCTTGTGGTACAAGGTATGTTGCAGGATGGATTTTCTTGAGGTTAAACATCGACAATCATTTCCCATTCTAAGTGTTTTTCTTTTTTTACAAGTTGGCCATGAAAGCTGATAGCTTTAAAAGGGCATCCATATTCTGCATCTGCAAAACCGACACACTCATTTAAATTAATAATAATCTCATCCAGATTTTTAAACTGGATTTCTCTTGGAATAAATGAAAGGAGTTTAGGAAATTTCCAGCATAAAGCGCAAAAGGCATTGAGGAAAATCTGATTGGGATTATCGCCTCTTATTTTATAAGCGATATCGGCAGTATGTTCAAATTCTTCAAAAGGCAACAAAAAGGGGTGTGTCCAAATTGGTTGGTAGTTAAGGTTGGGTAAGCTTTCATAAAGATGGAGCTGGGTAATAATAAAGGGAATTTTTATAAAGGCATCACGCCATTTTTTCTCTATGAAGGGTTTTCTCGCAATGGTCGTATGGCAAAGCCAATGTTCTTGTTTCTCTGTTAGAATATTTTTTTCAATTAACCAATCCCGGCTTTTTTGGTAGTAACGGATAAAATCGATGGAACGGTCCCAAAAAATACCCTCCCATGCCACAACATTGGGGTGTTGGGATGGGAGAAAAAGACAATGACTAAAGTTCCCTGACAGACCTACAGAAAATTTCGGCAAGGGAAAGTTGGGCAAAATAGTATTTAAATACTTAGGGTTCTGATTACCTAAAAAAACAAGGGTTAAATGCCTAGATTTTTCAGGAACTAAGCGACCTTGTGGGAAAAGATCGGGCCATGGTGCTTGGACTTCAAAGCCCAAAAAAAGACGCTTTGAGTGCAAATCATTCATTGTAAATTTGATGGTAATAGACAATATTAAAGATATTTTTTATAAAAAATTCAAGTGTTCGTTTAAAAGAAAGCGCCAAGATTCAGCTTGCTATCAAGGCCGTAAGTCCACTTTTTTAATGAGGGGGGAAGGAATAGCAAATGAGATAGGGAATACGAGGTTATAAGGAATGTGGATTTCTCACAATATTCAAGCTTTTGGTTCGATAGTACTGCTTTGTCTTATCCATCTTTTCGCTAATCAGGTCAAATATTTAGGATGGATTTGGCATGGGCGGTTTTTATCTTTTTCGGGAGGTGTTTCTTTTACCTATGTCTTCGTCTCTTTGCTCCCTGAACTTGCAAAAGGACAAGCAGCAATAGATCAAGCTGGAATTTTTCCCTATTTTGAAAAGCATGTTTATCTCATTGCCCTGTTGGGGTTTCTTTTCTTTTACTCCACACAGTCTGTTTCTACAAAAGATGATTACAAAGAGCTGGGGTTTTTTACCTCAATGGCCAGCTACACAGTATTTAATCTGTTAATTGGCTCTGCAATTGCCGATCGCGCTAATCTGGATGTGCAGCCCTT of the Chlamydiales bacterium STE3 genome contains:
- a CDS encoding Hydrolase (Product derived from UniProtKB/Trembl:L8JLP1), coding for MFFKVIFMKYSFFLLFLIWSGLSANPANSFTDGYVQCEEGQLYYRTIGKGEPIVLIHGGPGLDHSYFLPVMDTLAEDHLVVYYDQRGSGKSQCIVNCETVNMDKFVSDLEALRIALDLETLTLVGHSWGSLLAIEYTLAFPKRVKSLILLHSLPPTSKGLEKYYENLDLLLKPISDQLAKIELSEDFKHGQLDAVRNYLDLILQKFFYDENKILLLNTHLSQNTASNFFKIGELIDSDYLGDYDLTKQLNLLNVPTLILHGDNDPVPVKFAVKLNREIKNSRYLEIKNSGHFSFIEQPVIFFREINAFLSQETLKHKISPPH
- a CDS encoding Uncharacterized protein (Product derived from UniProtKB/Trembl:D1R5X6); this encodes MNDLHSKRLFLGFEVQAPWPDLFPQGRLVPEKSRHLTLVFLGNQNPKYLNTILPNFPLPKFSVGLSGNFSHCLFLPSQHPNVVAWEGIFWDRSIDFIRYYQKSRDWLIEKNILTEKQEHWLCHTTIARKPFIEKKWRDAFIKIPFIITQLHLYESLPNLNYQPIWTHPFLLPFEEFEHTADIAYKIRGDNPNQIFLNAFCALCWKFPKLLSFIPREIQFKNLDEIIINLNECVGFADAEYGCPFKAISFHGQLVKKEKHLEWEMIVDV
- a CDS encoding tRNA-splicing ligase RtcB (Product derived from UniProtKB/Swiss-Prot:Q6LXF9;Gene name derived from UniProtKB/Swiss-Prot:Q6LXF9;EC number derived from UniProtKB/Swiss-Prot:Q6LXF9) is translated as MSMFNLKKIHPATYLVPQEKGMRVPGLVIGTEELFAECDIEKPLEQLRHVAYLPGITGYSIAMPDIHWGYGFPIGGVAAMDAETGVISPGGVGYDINCGVRIAIAPIPFQSINKTTQLKLLKKAFSYIPSGVGHGHKKEKGLADTDYRHLIEQGARWSIEKGFGFLQDLDHMESNGLITGGDVLAVSELAKHRGRQQLGSIGSGNHFVEIGSIDTIFLPEIAKEWRVELGRTYILIHSGSRGFGHQVCQDTLNEFIKQGYAEGLPDRQLVAAPITSLAGQHYFAAMAAAANFAFNNRQQILHHVRRAFKEVLKINQEDVRLIYDVCHNIAKFESYEVEGEIKKLCVHRKGATRAFGPSHPELSPLFQKTGQPVLVPGDMGRASHLMAGSGNPLTWCSACHGAGRAKSRVQSLKNWSGRDLIDYMSQQGITVMANSSKTIAEEMPDAYKDVESVVEAVQKAGLARMVARLKPHLVIKG
- a CDS encoding Uncharacterized protein (Product derived from UniProtKB/Trembl:F8L0F5); this encodes MWISHNIQAFGSIVLLCLIHLFANQVKYLGWIWHGRFLSFSGGVSFTYVFVSLLPELAKGQAAIDQAGIFPYFEKHVYLIALLGFLFFYSTQSVSTKDDYKELGFFTSMASYTVFNLLIGSAIADRANLDVQPLLLFTLAMGLHYFVNDHNLRETHKNMYEDFGRWLLTLALILGAVFGFWMPIQDTVVAILMAFAAGGVLFNVMRYELPNNDNVSYFCLGSLLYATMLMSIGVRSIFVSTS